One Neomonachus schauinslandi chromosome 9, ASM220157v2, whole genome shotgun sequence DNA segment encodes these proteins:
- the MAP1A gene encoding microtubule-associated protein 1A codes for MDAVAEFSEYVSETVDVPSPFDLLEPPTSGGFLKLSKPCCYIFPGGRGDSALFAVNGFNILVDGGSDRKSCFWKLVRHLDRIDSVLLTHIGADNLPGINGLLQRKVAELEEEQSQGSSSYSDWVKNLISPELGVVFFNVPDKLRLPDASRKAKRSIEEACLTLQHLNRLGIQAEPLYRVVSNTIEPLTLFHKMGVGRLDMYVLNPVKDSKEMQFLMQKWAGNSKAKTGIVLANGKEAEISVPYLTSITALVVWLPANPTEKIVRVLFPGNAPQNKILEGLEKLRHLDFLRYPVATQKDLASGAVPANLKPSKIKQRADSKESLKATAKTAVSKLAKREEVAEEGAKEARSELAKELAKTEKKVKESSEKPPEKPTKPERVRTESSEALKAEKRKLIKDKVGKKHLKEKISKLEEKKDKEKKEIKKERKELKKDEGRKEEKKDAKKEEKRKDTKPEVKKISKPDLKPFTPEVRKTLYKAKAPGRVKMDKSRAARAEKELSSEPQTPPAQKGAVPPPIVSGHRELALSSPEDLTQDFEEMKREERGLLAEQRDIGLGEKPLPPDTAEEQAPSTNGQGIPPSVPGLEQEEPMMKEREVVSDIPEEQGGKDRGPDSGAETEEEKDTWEEKKQKETDRLPDRTEAREESEPEVKEDVIEKAELEEMEELHPSDEEEEEETKAEGFYQKHMQEGLKATPRGREALEGREVGLQGKAPEKETSSFLSSLATPAGATEHVSYIQDETIPGYSETEQTISDEEIHDEPEERPAPPRFPTSTYDLPGPEGPGSFEASQPTDSAVPAASSKGYGAPETELTYPPNMVAAPLAEEEHVSSATSITECDKLSSFATSVAEDQSVASLTAPQTEETGKSSLLLDTVTSIPSSRTEATQGLDYVPSAGTISPTSSLEEDKCFKSPPCEDFSVTGESEKKGEIVGRGLPGEKAVGEEEEETTNVEMSEKLPSQFGAPMFGAPGHTLHPGEPVLGELEERCLSPDDSTVKMASPPPSGPPSATHTPFHQSPVEEKSEPQDFQEAGSWGGTRHAPGEGKEDATEQIVKPGPEEVTLEEEGKVPPPRSPYAQETPVSIVGGHTGCTIELLPEQDKAIVFESVEAREPTGPILGTEILPRDLRTSLQEPGETQKDEVLQFPDQSLSPEDAESVSVLSVVSPDTANQETIPRSPCDLTEQQLHKALWPEVSPEDTQSLSLSEESPSKETSLDISSKQLSPENLGTLQFGELSLGKEEKGPLMQAEDTSHHVVPASIPEPRASTVSPPTDGTTAYPALADITDESPDGKLPASPFFHSTLLGDGKHSPGVISSPGEHILTPDSSLTKSPESLPSPAMEGIAMEWEGKVPEVKDRIPEQRDKGPEPKDEVLQQDKTLEQKDIVVEQRDTAISQKDKALEEKNKAVEQQDEALEQKGRDLEQRVTVLGHQDKALEPKDKDLEQKDKVLEQKDKILEEKDETLEQKVRDVEHKDKPPEDKVSEPKGKALGQTDEAPEQKDKAHRQKDKTLEQKDIDLEQKGKAQEQQDEALEKKEEALEQKYWALGQKAEALEQNNKAVEEKDKALEDKDKTQEQESPVQEDKTVKPKEKVLEEKSPEKIEAVQQKEEALLEQTKALGLEESPVQEDKARDQGEKYWKEQDVVQEWQETSPSRGEPVGEQKEPARTWEDTSPEQEDRYWRGREDVGLEQDPYWRELSCERKVWFPHELDGPGARPRYTEERESTFLDEGPDEQVPPLEHTPQSPWASDFKGFQESSPQKGLEVERWLAESPVGLPPEEEDKLTRSPFEIISPPASPPEMVGQRVPPAPGRESPIPEPEPMPPVRNEPTTPTWLADIPPWVPKDRTLPPAPLSPAPAPPTPAPEPHTSAPFSWGTTEYESVVAAVQEAAAELEGGPYSPLGKDYRKAEGEREEEGGAGAPGSHPQSSKVPEASESHATKEPEQMEPEQREPTPYPDERSFQYADIYEQMMLTGLGPACPTREPPLGAAGDWPPRISAKEEAAGRNPSAEKELSSPVSPKSLQSDTPTFSYAALAGPTLPPRQEPEPGPSGEPSLTPPAVPPRVPIPLSKGPSPALNGNILRCSPDRRTPSPKESGQGHWDDSTSDSELEKGAREQPEKEAQSPSPPHPIPAGSPTLWPESEAQTSPPSDSHLGPARPSLDFPASAFGFSSLQPAPPQLPSPAEPRSAPCGSLAFSGDRALALAPGPPTRARHDEYLEVTKAPSLDSSLPQLPSPSSPGAPLLSSLPRPASPALSEGSSSEATTPVISSVAERFPPGLEAAERGSGELVPGMEPAAHSLWDLTPLSPAPPASLDLAPAPAPSLPGDMDDSTLPCRLECTGAPTKKPSPSESPFGDCAANGPTETSPNPPGPALAKAEKEAAETCLAWERGDWPEGAERSSRPDTLLSPEQPLCPGGASGGQPRSGSPEVEAGPQGCAAEPRPHRGDLSPSFLNPPLPQSTDEGDLSTEEARLVGRGGRHRAGGPGATGGPRPVADETPPTSASDSGSSQSDSDVPPETEECPSITAEAALDSDEDGDFLPVDKAGGVSGTHHPRPGHDPPPIPQPDPRPSPPRPDVCMADPEGLSSESGRIEKLREKEKAQGRVGRRAPGRAKPASPARRLDLRGKRSPTPGKGPADRASRVAPRPRNTPSQVTPADEKDGHSPMSKGLVNGLKTGPLALGSKGGSGPPVYVDLAYIPNHCSGKTADLDFFRRVRASYYVVSGNDPVNGEPSRAVLDALLEGKAQWGENLQVTLIPTHDTEVTREWYQQTHEQQQQLNVLVLASSSTVVMQDESFPACKIEF; via the exons ATGGATGCTGTGGCCGAGTTCTCCGAGTATGTCTCTGAGACTGTGGATGTGCCATCTCCCTTTGACCTGCTAGAGCCCCCCACCTCAGGGGGTTTCCTCAAGCTCTCCAAGCCTTGCTGCTACATCTTCCCTGGTGGCCGCGGAGACTCTGCCCTCTTTGCCGTCAACGGTTTCAACATCTTGGTGGATGGTGGTTCTGATCGCAAGTCCTGCTTCTGGAAGCTGGTGCGGCACCTGGACCGCATTGACTCGGTGCTGCTCACACACATCGGAGCAGACAACCTACCAGGCATCAATGGGCTCCTGCAGCGCAAAGTGGCAGAACTGGAGGAGGAGCAGTCACAGGGCTCTAGCAGCTACAGCGACTGGGTAAAGAACCTCATCTCCCCTGAGCTTGGAGTTGTCTTCTTCAACGTGCCAGATAAGCTGCGGCTGCCTGATGCCTCCCGAAAAGCCAAGCGCAGCATTGAGGAGGCCTGCCTCACTCTGCAACACCTAAACCGCCTGGGCATCCAGGCCGAACCTCTGTACCGTGTGGTCAGCAACACCATTGAGCCTCTGACCCTCTTCCACAAGATGGGTGTGGGCCGCCTGGACATGTACGTCCTCAATCCTGTCAAGGACAGCAAAGAGATGCAGTTCCTCATGCAAAAGTGGGCAGGCAATAGTAAAGCTAAGACAGGCATTGTGCTGGCTAATGGGAAGGAGGCTGAGATCTCGGTGCCCTACCTGACCTCTATCACTGCTCTGGTGGTTTGGCTACCAGCCAACCCCACTGAGAAGATTGTACGTGTGCTTTTTCCAGGGAATGCTCCCCAGAACAAGATCTTGGAGGGCCTGGAAAAGCTTCGGCACCTGGACTTCCTGCGGTACCCTGTGGCGACACAGAAGGACTTGGCCTCTGGCGCTGTGCCTGCCAACCTCAAACCTAGCAAAATCAAACAGAGGGCTGACAGCAAGGAGAGCCTCAAGGCCACTGCCAAGACAGCTGTGAGCAAGCTGGCCAAACGGGAGGAGGTAGCCGAAGAGGGAGCCAAGGAAGCCCGTTCAGAACTGGCCAAGGAGTTAGCCaagacagagaaaaaagtaaaggagTCATCTGAGAAGCCCCCAGAGAAGCCTACCAAACCTGAGAGGGTGAGGACTGAGTCGAGTGAGGCCCTGAAGGCAGAGAAGCGAAAGCTGATCAAAGACAAGGTGGGGAAGAAGCACCTGAAAGAAAAGATATCAaagctggaagagaaaaaagacaaagagaaaaaagagatcaagaaggagagaaaggagctcaagaaggatgaaggaaggaaggaggagaagaaggatgccaaaaaggaggagaagaggaaagatacCAAACCTGAGGTCAAGAAAATTTCCAAGCCAGACCTGAAGCCCTTTACCCCTGAGGTGCGTAAGACCCTCTACAAAGCCAAGGCCCCTGGCAGGGTCAAAATGGACAAGAGTCGGGCTGCTCGTGCAGAGAAAGAGCTGTCTTCCGAGCCCCAGACACCCCCAGCCCAGAAGGGGGCTGTACCACCCCCAATAGTCAGTGGGCACAGGGAACTAGCTCTGTCTTCACCAGAGGACCTCACACAAGACTTTGAGGAGATGAAGCGTGAGGAGAGGGGGTTGCTGGCTGAACAGAGGGACATAGGACTAGGAGAGAAACCACTCCCTCCAGACACTGCAGAGGAGCAAGCCCCGAGCACAAATGGCCAGGGGATACCACCCTCTGTCCCAGGGCTGGAACAAGAAGAGCCTAtgatgaaggagagagaggttgTCTCAGACATCCCTGAAGAACAAGGCGGTAAGGATAGAGGCCCAGACTCAGGGGCtgaaacagaggaagagaaagatacctgggaggaaaagaagcagaaggaaacaGACAGGCTCCCTGATAGAACAGAAGCCAGAGAGGAAAGTGAACCCGAGGTAAAGGAGGATGTGATAGAGAAGGCCGAGTTAGAAGAAATGGAGGAGTTGCACCCTTcagatgaggaggaagaagaagagacaaAGGCTGAGGGTTTTTACCAAAAACATATGCAGGAAGGCTTGAAGGCAACACCAAGGGGCAGGGAGGCCCTCGAGGGCCGGGAAGTAGGACTCCAGGGCAAGGCTCCTGAGAAGGAGACCTCGTCATTCCTAAGCAGCCTAGCCACACCTGCAGGAGCTACTGAGCATGTCTCTTACATCCAGGACGAAACAATCCCTGGCTACTCAGAGACAGAGCAGACCATCTCAGATGAGGAGATTCATGACGAGCCAGAGGAGCGCCCAGCTCCACCTAGATTTCCTACAAGTACATATGACCTCCCTGGGCCTGAAGGTCCTGGCTCCTTTGAGGCTAGCCAGCCTACAGACAGTGCTGTTCCTGCTGCCTCCAGCAAAGGCTATGGAGCGCCAGAGACTGAACTCACCTATCCCCCCAACATGGTGGCTGCCCCTCTGGCTGAAGAGGAGCACGTGTCCTCGGCCACCTCAATCACTGAGTGCGACAAGCTTTCTTCCTTTGCCACATCCGTGGCTGAGGACCAGTCTGTGGCTTCACTCACAGCTCCCCAGACAGAGGAGACAGGCAAGAGCTCCCTGCTGCTTGACACAGTCACAAGCATCCCCTCATCCCGCACTGAAGCCACTCAGGGCTTGGACTATGTGCCATCAGCTGGAACCATctcacccacctcctccctggaAGAAGACAAATGCTTCAAATCACCACCCTGTGAGGATTTCTCTGTGACTGGGGAgtcagagaagaaaggagagattgTAGGGAGAGGTTTGCCTGGAGAGAAAGccgtgggagaggaagaagaggagaccACAAATGTAGAGATGTCTGAGAAACTTCCTAGTCAATTTGGAGCCCCGATGTTTGGTGCCCCTGGGCATACCCTACATCCAGGGGAACCAGTCCTTGGAGAACTGGAGGAGCGCTGCCTCAGCCCGGATGATAGCACGGTGAAGATGGCCTCTCCTCCACCATCTGGCCCACCCAGTGCCACCCACACACCCTTTCATCAGTCCCCAGTGGAAGAAAAGTCTGAGCCCCAAGACTTTCAGGAAGCAGGCTCTTGGGGAGGAACTAGGCATGCACCAGGTGAGGGCAAGGAAGATGCTACAGAGCAGATAGTTAAGCCAGGGCCTGAAGAGGTCACactagaggaggagggaaaagtgCCTCCTCCCAGGAGCCCGTATGCCCAGGAAACACCTGTCAGCATCGTTGGGGGACATACAGGCTGCACTATCGAACTGTTACCAGAACAGGACAAAGCAATAGTCTTTGAGAGTGTGGAGGCAAGAGAGCCCACAGGCCCAATTCTGGGAACAGAAATCCTTCCCAGAGATTTGAGAACATCACTCCAAGAACCTGGTGAAACTCAGAAAGATGAGGTGCTCCAATTTCCTGACCAAAGCCTCTCCCCTGAAGATGCAGAGTCCGTATCTGTACTCAGTGTGGTCTCCCCAGACACAGCCAACCAAGAAACCATCCCCAGGTCTCCCTGTGACCTGACAGAGCAGCAGCTACACAAAGCCCTTTGGCCAGAGGTATCTCCGGAAGACACCCagtcactttctctctcagaaGAGAGTCCCAGCAAGGAGACCTCTCTCGATATCTCTTCTAAGCAGCTCTCTCCAGAAAACCTTGGCACCCTCCAGTTTGGGGAACTAAgccttggaaaggaagaaaagggtcCTCTGATGCAGGCTGAGGACACCTCTCACCACGTAGTGCCTGCATCTATTCCAGAACCCCGTGCATCCACAGTGTCACCTCCCACAGATGGGACCACTGCATATCCTGCTCTGGCAGACATCACAGATGAGAGCCCTGATGGAAAATTACCTGCCAGCCCCTTCTTTCATTCTACATTGTTGGGAGATGGGAAGCACTCACCTGGTGTGATCAGCAGCCCTGGTGAACACATTCTGACACCTGATAGCTCCCTCACCAAGAGTCCTGAGTCTTTGCCAAGCCCTGCCATGGAGGGCATTGCCATGGAGTGGGAAGGTAAAGTTCCAGAGGTGAAAGACAGAATCCCAGAGCAGAGGGACAAGGGACCTGAACCAAAAGATGAAGTCCTACAGCAGGACAAAACTCTGGAGCAGAAGGATATTGTTGTAGAGCAAAGGGATACAGCCATTAGTCAGAAAGATAAGGCtctggaagaaaagaacaaggcTGTAGAACAGCAAGATGAGGCtttagaacaaaaaggcagagacttagaaCAAAGGGTCACAGTCCTGGGACACCAGGACAAGGCCCTGGAACCAAAAGACAAAGACTTAGAACAAAAAGACAAGGTTCTGGAACAGAAGGACAAGATcctagaagaaaaagatgaaaccTTAGAACAAAAAGTCAGAGACGTTGAACATAAAGACAAACCTCCAGAGGACAAGGTCTCTGAACCAAAGGGCAAGGCCTTAGGACAGACAGACGAAGCCCCTGAACAGAAGGACAAGGCTCATAGACAGAAGGATAAGACCTTAGAACAAAAAGACATAGACTTGGAACAAAAAGGCAAGGCCCAAGAACAGCAGGACGAGGCcttggaaaagaaggaggaggccTTAGAACAAAAATACTGGGCCTTGGGACAGAAGGCTGAAGCCCTGGAACAAAACAATAAGGCTGTTGAAGAGAAAGATAAGGCTCTGGAAGACAAGGACAAAACTCAGGAGCaggagagcccagtgcaggaggATAAAACCGTGAAACCAAAAGAGAAGGTCCTAGAggaaaaatctccagaaaaaatTGAGGCTGTACAACAGAAGGAAGAAGCTCTGCTAGAGCAGACCAAAGCTCTCGGTCTGGaagagagcccagtgcaggaggACAAGGCCCGGGATCAGGGAGAGAAGTACTGGAAGGAGCAGGATGTGGTCCAGGAGTGGCAAGAAACATCTCCATCCAGAGGGGAGCCAGTTGGAGAACAGAAGGAGCCTGCCCGGACATGGGAGGACACATCTCCTGAGCAGGAGGACAGGtactggaggggcagagaggatgTGGGCCTAGAACAGGACCCATACTGGAGGGAGCTGAGCTGTGAGCGCAAGGTGTGGTTTCCTCATGAGCTGGATGGCCCGGGGGCCCGGCCACGGTACACAGAGGAGCGGGAGAGCACTTTCCTCGATGAAGGGCCAGACGAACAAGTGCCCCCCCTGGAACACACGCCCCAGAGCCCCTGGGCCTCAGACTTCAAGGGTTTCCAGGAGTCCTCACCACAGAAGGGGCTGGAGGTGGAACGTTGGCTTGCTGAGTCACCAGTTGGACTGCCACCAGAGGAAGAGGACAAGCTGACCCGCTCCCCTTTTGAGATCATCTCTCCTCCGGCCTCCCCACCTGAGATGGTAGGACAGAGGgttcctccagccccaggacGAGAAAGCCCTATCCCAGAGCCTGAGCCCATGCCACCTGTGAGGAACGAGCCCACCACCCCCACGTGGCTGGCTGACATCCCACCATGGGTGCCCAAGGACAGAACCCTGCCCCCtgcacccctctccccagctccagctccccccacacctgccccagaGCCACACACTTCTGCGCCCTTCTCCTGGGGCACAACTGAGTATGAGAGTGTGGTGGCTGCAGTGCAGGAAGCAGCAGCGGAGTTGGAAGGTGGGCCATACTCCCCCTTGGGGAAGGACTACCGCAAGgctgaaggggaaagggaagaagaaggtgGAGCTGGGGCTCCTGGCAGCCACCCTCAAAGCTCAAAGGTCCCAGAGGCCAGCGAGAGCCATGCCACCAAGGAGCCTGAGCAGATGGAGCCCGAGCAGAGAGAGCCCACACCCTATCCTGATGAGAGAAGTTTTCAGTACGCAGACATCTATGAGCAGATGATGCTTACCGGGCTTGGCCCTGCTTGCCCCACTAGAGAACCTCCGCTTGGGGCAGCTGGGGATTGGCCCCCACGCATCTCAGCCAAGGAGGAGGCTGCTGGCCGAAACCCATCTGCAGAGAAGGAGCTTTCATCTCCTGTCTCACCCAAGAGTCTCCAATCTGACACCCCAACCTTTAGCTATGCGGCCCTGGCGGGACCCACTTTACCCCCCAGGCAGGAGCCTGAGCCAGggccgagtggggagcccagccTTACCCCACCTGCAGTGCCCCCCCGTGTTCCTATCCCCCTGAGCAAAGGCCCAAGCCCCGCTCTTAATGGTAATATCCTGAGATGTAGCCCAGATAGGAGAACCCCATCCCCCAAGGAATCAGGCCAGGGTCACTGGGATGACAGCACTAGTGACTCAGAGCTGGAGAAGGGGGCTCGGGAACAGCCAGAGAAAGAGGCCCAATCCCCAAGtccccctcaccccatccctgcAGGGTCCCCCACATTGTGGCCTGAAAGTGAGGCACAGACCAGCCCTCCCTCGGACTCACACCTGGGTCCTGCCCGACCCAGCCTGGACTTCCCTGCTTCAGCCTTTGGCTTCTCCTCATTGCAGCCAGCTCCCCCACAACTGCCCTCTCCTGCTGAACCCCGCTCGGCACCCTGTGGCTCCCTCGCCTTCTCTGGGGACCGAGCTCTGGCCCTGGCTCCAGGTCCCCCCACCAGAGCCCGGCATGATGAGTACCTAGAAGTGACCAAGGCGCCCAGCCTGGACTCCTCACTGCCCCAGCTCCCATCACCCAGCTCTCCTggggcccctctcctctccagtctGCCACGACCTGCTTCACCAGCCCTGTCTGAAGGCTCCTCCTCTGAGGCCACCACACCTGTGATTTCGAGTGTGGCTGAGCGCTTCCCTCCTGGCCTGGAGGCTGCAGAACGGGGGTCTGGAGAGCTGGTCCCAGGAATGGAACCAGCTGCCCACAGCCTCTGGGACCTCACTCCTCTGAGCCCAGCACCCCCAGCTTCACTGGACTTggccccagctccagctccaagCTTGCCTGGAGACATGGATGATAGCACTCTGCCCTGCCGCCTGGAGTGCACAGGGGCCCCCACCAAGAAGCCAAGCCCCTCCGAGAGTCCCTTTGGGGATTGTGCCGCCAATGGCCCAACTGAAACCAGCCCCaaccccccaggccctgccctggccaAGGCTGAGAAAGAAGCAGCTGAGACCTGCCTTGCCTGGGAACGTGGGGACTGGCCTGAGGGAGCGGAGAGGAGTTCCCGGCCTGACACACTCCTCTCCCCTGAGCAGCCACTGTGCCCTGGAGGGGCTTCTGGAGGCCAACCCAGAAGTGGCTCCCCTGAGGTTGAGGCTGGGCCCCAGGGATGTGCTGCTGAGCCCCGGCCCCACCGCGGGGACCTCTCCCCATCCTTTCTGAACCCACCTCTGCCCCAGTCCACAGATGAAGGTGACCTCTCAACTGAAGAAGCTCGGCTAGTAGGGAGAGGGGGACGGCACCGGGCAGGGGGCCCAGGGGCCACAGGGGGCCCACGCCCTGTGGCTGATGAGACACCTCCAACATCAGCCAGTGACTCAGGCTCCTCACAATCAGATTCTGATGTTCCACCAGAAACTGAGGAGTGCCCATCCATCACAGCTGAGGCAGCCCTCGACTCAGATGAAGATGGGGACTTCCTGCCTGTGGACAAAGCTGGGGGGGTCAGTGGAACTCACCATCCCAGGCCTGGCCATGACCCACCCCCTATCCCTCAACCAGACCCCCGCCCATCCCCTCCTCGCCCTGACGTGTGCATGGCTGACCCTGAGGGGCTCAGCTCAGAATCTGGGAGGATAGAAAAGCTACGGGAGAAGGAGAAGGCACAGGGGAGAGTAGGGCGCAGGGCCCCAGGCAGGGCCAAGCCAGCATCTCCTGCCCGGCGTCTGGATCTTCGGGGGAAACGCTCACCCACCCCTGGTAAAGGGCCTGCAGATCGAGCATCCCGGGTCGCACCCCGACCACGCAACACTCCAAGCCAGGTCACCCCAGCAGACGAAAAGGATGGACACAGCCCCATGTCCAAAGGCCTAGTCAATGGACTCAAAACAGGACCAT TGGCCTTGGGTTCCAAGGGCGGCTCTGGCCCCCCTGTATACGTGGATCTCGCCTATATCCCGAATCATTGCAGTGGCAAGACTGCTGACCTTGACTTCTTTCGTCGAGTGCGTGCATCCTACTATGTGGTCAGTGGGAATGACCCTGTCAATGGCGAGCCGAGCCGGGCTGTGCTGGATGCATTGCTGGAGGGCAAGGCCCAGTGGGGGGAGAATCTTCAG GTGACTCTGATCCCTACTCATGACACAGAGGTGACTCGTGAGTGGTACCAGCAGACTCATGAGCAGCAGCAACAACTGAACGTCCTGGTCCTGGCTAGCAGCAGCACCGTGGTCATGCAGGATGAATCCTTCCCAGCCTGCAAGATTGAGTTCTGA